From Sphingobium sp. B2D3C:
CGACGGACAGGCGCTCGAACGGACGCACAGTGACATTTGCGAACACCGCCTTGCTGGTGGGCTCGTAGGTCGTGTTCTGATATTTGAGGAAACCGTTCCACGGTGAGTAGGTGACGGCCCGATTGCGGCCATCGGCATCGAACAGGAAGACTCCGGCAACCCAATCCAGCCACTGGTGGCGCCCGGAAAGCCGGGCTTCCGCACTGATATATCGGGAGGTGATCGTCGCCAGCGTGTGTTCCTGCACCAACGGCGAGCCATCGGTATCGAACGCATGCGTGTCGCTGAAATTGCGATAGCCAAGGATGCCGGTGAATTCGATATCGCTCGTCAGGTCGATGGACAGCTTGCCGGAAACGCCCCAGTTCACGACATCCACGCGCGGGCTGTAGCAAACCCCGCCATGATTGGGATTGCCGTTGTAGAAGGTGCTGCCGGCAACCACCGCACCGGCGCCAACCGGATCGCAATAGGTCGCATAAGTGGAGAAGCGGTTGCCGGTCAGAAACCTGTTATCATAGGCCACGCCCAGCAGGTTGGCCTGCCCGACCCAGGACGCGCGCGTCGCGGCGCGAGAGGCATTAGTCGCGATCAGAGTATCGGCGACATTCTCCGACTGATCCTGGATATAATCGGCGGACAGAGTGAAGCGGATGCCGTCGCTCGGCTGGAATTTCAACGCGCCCCGCGCCGCGCGCACGTCTTCGCCACCCAGCGTCCCGACCTGACAATCATCAGGCCGGTTGTTGGGAGAAGAGGCCAGCGTCTGGTCGACATAGGGGATGCGTCCCGCGAGTTGCGGCGTGCCATTGGCCTCCATCTGACACCGGAAATCGAGCCGCTTCACAAATCCGTCGCGCTTCTTGGAGAGCACGGAGAGCGACATGCCGAGCTTGTCCGCCACGATCGGCAGGTTGATTCCGGCGCGGAAATCGCGGCGTTTGTAAGCGCCGACCGTGACGTCCACGAAGCCGGAGGCCTCGGTGAGGCTGGGCTGCTTGCTGACGAGAACGACGCCACCGGCGAGCGCGTTGCGCCCGAACAGCGTGCCCTGCGGGCCGCGCAACACCTCGACATGCTCCAGATCGAGCAAGTCGAAATTGGCGCCGAGCAGAAGCGGATAGTAGATGTCATCGATATAGAAAGCGACGGCGGCCTCACCGGCTAGGCTCGTATCGCGCGAACCGATGCCGCGAATATAGGTCGTCACCCCCGGGCCGAAGGCACCCTGCGCCCGCGAGAAGGTGGCGTTGGGCACGACCTGCGAAATCTCAGCTGCCGACTGGATACCGCGTGTGGCGAGCGTGTCGCCCGTGACGGCGGTGATCGCAATCGGCGTATCCTGCACATTGGTCTGCTGCCGGGTGGCGGTCACGACGATATCGGAAAGGCCATTCCCCGCCGCGCTGGCCCGATCGGTTGTGCCTTGCGTCTGCTGCGCCTGCGCCGCTGCGCCGGCGCTCACCGTCGCAAGCAACATGCCGGTCAACATCATCCCCGCCTTCTTGCTAATAGCCTTCCGCATTTCACCCTCCTGAACCCCGCTTTTCTTTGCCTCGGGACCTAAACCATATGAGGTGGGCCTGCGCGCACTTATCCGTTTCGGAAGTTTGCCTTGCGGATTGGCCGGGACAGTCGGCTCTTTATTGCCCGCGCCCCATCGGCGATGCAGACAGGCGCCCGAACTCTGGGCACGGTGCCGGGGTCGATCAGGAGAGCGGGAATGAAGATCACCGGCGGCAAGGTGATGGGTGCGACGGTCAATTTCGAAGGCGTGATGGCGGGAACGCACATCGTGCTGCGCCTGATGACCGACCAAGGCATCGAGGGCATCGGCTCTGTCAGCCGGGTGAACCCGCGCACGCTCAAGCCCCTCATTCTGCTGATCGAAGCGATGGTCGAGAGCCTCATAGGGCATGAGGCGGAGGTCGAACCCATTCACGACCGGCTCACACGCCCCCTCCTCGGCGCGCCGGTCAGCGGGCTGGAGTTGCGCGCCGCCAGCGCAATCGATGTCGCCCTTTGGGACATCAAGGGAAAGGCGGTCGGTCAGCCGGTCTGGAAACTGATGGGCGGGTTTCGCAACCGGTTGCCCGTGTCCGCCAATTGGGGACTGATGCCCGGGCCGCCCAAGGACGCGCTCGCCGCCCACATCGCCGACCTCCTTGGCCGGGGGTTTCGGGCGATCAAATGTCCGGTCGGCTTCGCCCCGCTGGCGACGGCAATCGAGCATGTCCACTTCGTGCGGTCATGCGCCGGGCGGGACGTACGCATCATCGTTGATGGCAATTTTCAGTGGACAGCCAAGCAGGCGCTGCATTTCGCGCGCGAAACGGAGGCGGACGATCTCTATTGGATCGAAGACCCCGTCGCCTATCATGATTATGACGACATGGCCTTCGTGCGGGCCAACACGAGGCAGGCGATCTGCGCCGGCGAAGTGTTCCAGCACCCCCACGAATTTCGCGCCCTGATGGAGAAGCGCGGCAGCGATTATGTGATGATTGATCAGGACCTCGGGCTGACGGGCTTCCTCAAGGTCGCCCATATGGCGCAGGCCTACGGACTGCCCGTGGTGAACCATCTCGCGCCTGAAACACTGAGCCATGCAATCGCCGCCGTCCCAAATGGATTGATCGTAGGTCTTGTCCCTTGGGCGCAACCGCTGTTCCGCGAGAAACTGCAGATCGAGGATGGCGATCTGATCCTGTCCAATCGGCCCGGCCTCGGGCTAAGCTTGGATGAGGATGTGCTGGAGCGGAACGGCCCCGGCGCCTGAAGCACCAGCTCTGCTCTAGGCGAAAGGACGCCGCCGCGCGGCCCACTCCACGCCGCGCTGGATCAACGTCTTGAACACGGGGTCCTGCCAAGGGCCGCGATGATCGGGCTGGTCGGGCCGATCCGCAAAGGGTTTGTCATAGGGGCGATTGGCGTGCCCCAGAGCCAGATACAGCAGGCCACCCTCGCCGACATGGCGCCGATACATCAACGGCCAATTCTTGGTTTCCATCATGCGCCCGCCAAAGGCCTCGCCGCCCCAGTGGCATTGCAACAGAACCTCGATATCATCGCGCACCGTCTCGACGCAGTAGAGCTCGTCGTCGATCTCGAAGGGCGCAATCCCCTCGAGCAGCGGGTCTTCCGGACGAGCGGTGTCTACCCGGAACCGCTGAAAGGGCGGGTGCGTTATGAACCGCGTGCCCATGATCTGCGGCACAATCTGATTGTCCCCCACCGAATTGCTGGCATGGAGCGCGAACCAGCGTCCACCGCGCTCCAGAAAGGCCCGCATGGCGCTCGACGCCGCTTCCGAGACCGGCACTTGCGAGGTGTAGCTGACAACCATGTCGCAGCGCGCCCATGCATCCACATTCTCATAATCGATGAAGCAATCGGTGCGAATGCCATCTGCATCGTAAAGTGCCTGCGCCAGGTTGATCCGGGCATAATCGAAATCATGATTGCGATGGGGGCTTCCGCAAACGAGGTTGGCGATCAGCGGCAGGGACATCAGCGATCGACCCTGCGGAACTTCTGGATCTGGTGACCGATGCACGCCTCGCGCGCGATGCGATTGAAGCCGGAGCCAAAGGAGACCGAAACCTCGGCCACATAGAGGCTGCCTTGCGAATCGAGCGCCAGGGCGTGCGGCGCGATAAAGTTGCCCGGGGCCGAGCGGGCGTTGGAATCGGCGCCCCATCGCGCGACGATATTGCCCTGCGGCGCAAACACCGTCACGCGGCCGGGCAGATCCCTGTCCGCAAAGCCATGCGTAAAAGACCCTTGGCCGGCTTCCATCGGCCGCCAGAGTTCGGAGACGTAAATCAGCCCCTCGTCGTCCACCACGACGTCCGTCGGGCGCAGCACGTCATCCCAGATGGCGATGAACTTGCCGGAGCGGTCGAAGAACTGCAGGCGGTCGTTCTCGCGGTCGCAGACGATCACATTTTCCTGACGATCGAGCGCGATGCCGTGGGGGAGATGAAATTCGCCCGGGCCGGTCCCCACCTCGCCCCAACTGTTGAGCAGTTCGCCTTTGGGCGAGAAATGATGGATGCGCGCATTGCCATATCCGTCCGCGACGAACATGTCCTTGTTCTGCGCGATGCACACATTGCAGCAGCAGTTGAAGCCATCCGCAGAGCGCTCCACATACTCATTGTGATGGATCTGCGGCCTCCGGCCTTTGATCGATCCATAGCCGGTATCGCTGACCTTGCGCGGTTCGCCCAGCATCCACTGGAAATTCCCCTCCAGATCGAACACCCGCACCACGCTGTCCTGATCGTCGGTGCAGTAGACCAGGTCGTCATGGATGGTGATGCCATGGGCGCGATTGAACACGCCATCGCCCCATTTGTAGAGGAAGTTGCCGTCTGAATCATACACCATCACCCGCTCTCCCTTGCGGGTGTGGAGGAAGACCCTGTCCCGGGAATCGCAAGCGACGCCGGCTACGTCCTCATGGCTGAATTCATCACCGGCAGGACATTTTTCCCAATTGGGCACGACTTCGAATGTGATTGAGCCAGTGGACATGGTTTCTTCCTGTGTGGGCCGTCCGCACGGAACAAGGCGGCCTGAAAGGGGGAGGACAGGACCGCAACCTAGGAAGCCCTCCCCGGAGCCACTTGCCCGGGCCGGAAAATGATGCTGCCCCTCGCGGTATGCGGCGGCGCGATCAGAAAAAGCGGCCGACCGTCTGGCTATGCTCCACAAAGGGCGGTTCGACGAAATAAGGGCCGGCGAGCGCCCGCCACTGGAGGAAGCCGTCGGACTCCCGGAAGCCGACCATGTGGTCTTCGACGCTGTCCCATTCCACGCGCAGGCGATAACGGGCTGGGTCTTCGATCACCCGCTCAAGTGTCATGCTGTGCGCGCCCTTGGCGGCCCGCAAAATAGCCGCCGCCTGCGCCACGGCCAGCTCGAAAGCCTCCGCCTTCGCCGGATCAATGGTGAGATGTGCGATTTCGGTGATCATGATCTTCTCTGTCGACGTTGCTGCCAGCAGCCATGACTGCCCATGGCCACCGGCCCGCGCTTATCCGTCGCGGAAGTTCGCTGTGCCTTTCTACGCCCGACGCCTGATTTGCAGGAGGCCTACAGGCGGGGTGCCAGACATACCGCGACGGGCATCTGCAACT
This genomic window contains:
- a CDS encoding mandelate racemase/muconate lactonizing enzyme family protein codes for the protein MKITGGKVMGATVNFEGVMAGTHIVLRLMTDQGIEGIGSVSRVNPRTLKPLILLIEAMVESLIGHEAEVEPIHDRLTRPLLGAPVSGLELRAASAIDVALWDIKGKAVGQPVWKLMGGFRNRLPVSANWGLMPGPPKDALAAHIADLLGRGFRAIKCPVGFAPLATAIEHVHFVRSCAGRDVRIIVDGNFQWTAKQALHFARETEADDLYWIEDPVAYHDYDDMAFVRANTRQAICAGEVFQHPHEFRALMEKRGSDYVMIDQDLGLTGFLKVAHMAQAYGLPVVNHLAPETLSHAIAAVPNGLIVGLVPWAQPLFREKLQIEDGDLILSNRPGLGLSLDEDVLERNGPGA
- a CDS encoding ThuA domain-containing protein — protein: MSLPLIANLVCGSPHRNHDFDYARINLAQALYDADGIRTDCFIDYENVDAWARCDMVVSYTSQVPVSEAASSAMRAFLERGGRWFALHASNSVGDNQIVPQIMGTRFITHPPFQRFRVDTARPEDPLLEGIAPFEIDDELYCVETVRDDIEVLLQCHWGGEAFGGRMMETKNWPLMYRRHVGEGGLLYLALGHANRPYDKPFADRPDQPDHRGPWQDPVFKTLIQRGVEWAARRRPFA
- a CDS encoding antibiotic biosynthesis monooxygenase family protein, with amino-acid sequence MITEIAHLTIDPAKAEAFELAVAQAAAILRAAKGAHSMTLERVIEDPARYRLRVEWDSVEDHMVGFRESDGFLQWRALAGPYFVEPPFVEHSQTVGRFF
- a CDS encoding TonB-dependent receptor produces the protein MRKAISKKAGMMLTGMLLATVSAGAAAQAQQTQGTTDRASAAGNGLSDIVVTATRQQTNVQDTPIAITAVTGDTLATRGIQSAAEISQVVPNATFSRAQGAFGPGVTTYIRGIGSRDTSLAGEAAVAFYIDDIYYPLLLGANFDLLDLEHVEVLRGPQGTLFGRNALAGGVVLVSKQPSLTEASGFVDVTVGAYKRRDFRAGINLPIVADKLGMSLSVLSKKRDGFVKRLDFRCQMEANGTPQLAGRIPYVDQTLASSPNNRPDDCQVGTLGGEDVRAARGALKFQPSDGIRFTLSADYIQDQSENVADTLIATNASRAATRASWVGQANLLGVAYDNRFLTGNRFSTYATYCDPVGAGAVVAGSTFYNGNPNHGGVCYSPRVDVVNWGVSGKLSIDLTSDIEFTGILGYRNFSDTHAFDTDGSPLVQEHTLATITSRYISAEARLSGRHQWLDWVAGVFLFDADGRNRAVTYSPWNGFLKYQNTTYEPTSKAVFANVTVRPFERLSVVLGGRYSKDAKDVHYSNLDDRDPGNPNFSQNLTFNVKPEESRFDWKAGLTYELNAQTIAYVSAATGSQAPGFNGRPLQPSQNQQYPGDRTQAYELGIKTEFLDRRVRLNAVAFYTDYKTRIFGLSGQEAQIGTNGGPLPGTQIVIPDVANGNGITTCRARTPAEAAAGQGVQCIGRTFFVNLPGKAKGFELELEARPVEGLLINGSLGYSQFTSPDLNAPGRITNRLTAVGIGIPEWTANAGIEYRVPVPSLAGSVTPRLDWFYTGSIPFDAVDPAYFQKAYSTFNGRLTYQNDDLGLSVSLGATNLTNKAYYRNYFIYSSIGFASSQGQPAAPREWYLKVSKTF
- a CDS encoding 6-bladed beta-propeller, encoding MSTGSITFEVVPNWEKCPAGDEFSHEDVAGVACDSRDRVFLHTRKGERVMVYDSDGNFLYKWGDGVFNRAHGITIHDDLVYCTDDQDSVVRVFDLEGNFQWMLGEPRKVSDTGYGSIKGRRPQIHHNEYVERSADGFNCCCNVCIAQNKDMFVADGYGNARIHHFSPKGELLNSWGEVGTGPGEFHLPHGIALDRQENVIVCDRENDRLQFFDRSGKFIAIWDDVLRPTDVVVDDEGLIYVSELWRPMEAGQGSFTHGFADRDLPGRVTVFAPQGNIVARWGADSNARSAPGNFIAPHALALDSQGSLYVAEVSVSFGSGFNRIAREACIGHQIQKFRRVDR